The Megachile rotundata isolate GNS110a chromosome 8, iyMegRotu1, whole genome shotgun sequence genome has a segment encoding these proteins:
- the LOC100875451 gene encoding uncharacterized protein LOC100875451: MHLPEGPLAIDSETLQSRDLVQTGSPAILCSALPSHWRSNKALPVAFKVVALDEVSDGTVVTIRAGNDENCCGELKNCTAVMKNQVAKFNDLRFVGRSGRGKLFSLTIQINAIPLQVATYTKAIKVTVDGPREPRSKSNYHYGHGFPGLRLLNNPWGDVAYLGSAWHLRYPGFVEGSILMPPTDLFPATFPQTVLPSYPFEPVKYPTEFATLSPKTTTTSSTPATIPNSPSRTPPKSPSEFGSESNSDEIRSAFVPIRLNTLPPTTSVITASSSSPERIVPKKPVEGTRNKLKMPVSPNRTPSPTKISSPLPAKAVWRPY; this comes from the exons ATGCATCTACCGGAAGGACCGTTGGCAATTGACAGCGAGACTCTACAGTCCCGTGATTTGGTGCAGACCGGAAGTCCCGCCATCCTTTGCAGCGCGTTGCCATCGCACTGGAGGTCGAACAAGGCGCTTCCTGTGGCTTTCAAGGTCGTCGCCCTCGACGAGGTCAGCGACGGCACCGTCGTCACCATCCGAGCCGGAAACGACGAGAACTGCTGCGGCGAATTGAAGAACTGTACGGCGGTCATGAAGAATCAAGTCGCCAAGTTCAACGATCTGCGATTCGTTGGCCGCAGTGGTAGAG GAAAGTTGTTCTCGCTGACCATCCAGATCAACGCCATACCTCTGCAAGTAGCTACCTACACCAAGGCCATCAAGGTTACAGTGGACGGCCCAAGAGAACCGAGGTCCAAGTCGA ATTATCACTATGGACACGGATTCCCTGGACTGAGATTGCTCAACAACCCCTGGGGAGACGTTGCGTACCTTGGTTCTGCGTGGCATCTTCGTTATCCTGGTTTCGTCGAAG GATCCATTCTCATGCCACCGACGGATTTGTTCCCGGCGACGTTCCCTCAAACGGTTCTGCCTTCGTACCCGTTCGAGCCGGTGAAATACCCGACGGAATTCGCGACCCTGTCTCCAAAAACCACCACGACCAGCAGCACGCCGGCAACCATACCGAACAGTCCGTCGAGGACACCCCCGAAGAGTCCCAGCGAGTTTGGAAGCGAATCGAACTCGGACGAGATCCGCAGCGCGTTCGTGCCCATCAGATTGAACACCCTGCCGCCCACCACGTCGGTGATCACCGCATCCTCCTCGTCACCGGAGAGAATCGTGCCGAAAAAACCCGTCGAGGGCACGAGGAACAAATTGAAGATGCCAGTGTCGCCGAACAGAACTCCATCGCCGACCAAGATCTCGTCGCCGCTGCCGGCCAAAGCGGTTTGGAGGCCTTATTAA